A window from Mesorhizobium sp. WSM2240 encodes these proteins:
- a CDS encoding anthranilate synthase, whose product MSVETLENGAERFVTAGGITITRSRHDTAYAGAIEAYVDGLNSRRGAVFSSNYEYPGRYTRWDTAIIDPPLVVSARGRAMRIEALNSRGEALLPVIARALLAEKDVALTQTAKRRLALTVAEPGRVFTEEERSRVPSVFTVLRVITGLFRTEQDANLGLYGAFGYDLAFQFDPVEHRLERAQSQRDLVLYLPDEILVVDHHQAKAWHDRYDYSGDGFSTENLPRDSEAEPFRPSDRIPPRSDHEPGEYARIVDKAKESFQRGDLFEVVPGQMFYERCETQPSEISRRLKLINPSPYSFFINLGEGEYLIGASPEMFVRVNGRRVETCPISGTIKRGDDAISDSEQILKLLNSKKDESELTMCSDVDRNDKSRVCEPGSVRVIGRRQIEMYSRLIHTVDHIEGRLREGMDAFDAFLSHAWAVTVTGAPKLWAMRFIEQNEKSPRAWYGGAIGMVHFNGDLNTGLTLRTIRVKDGIAEVRAGATLLFDSVPEEEEAETELKASAMLSAIRDAKAGNSAAAERQTAKVGDGVNILLVDHEDSFVHTLANYFRQTGATVSTIRSPVPDEAFDRLKPDLVVLSPGPGLPKDFDCAATIKKSRARDLPIFGVCLGLQALAEAYGGELRQLHIPMHGKPSRIRVSKPGVIFSGLPKEVTVGRYHSIFADPVRLPDDFLVTAETEDGVIMAFEHKKEPVAAVQFHPESIMTLGQNAGMRMIENIVAHLPRKAKVKAA is encoded by the coding sequence ATGTCTGTCGAAACTCTCGAAAACGGCGCTGAACGGTTCGTTACCGCGGGCGGCATAACAATCACCCGCAGCCGCCACGACACCGCCTATGCCGGTGCGATCGAGGCCTATGTCGACGGGCTGAATTCGCGCCGCGGCGCAGTGTTTTCCTCCAATTACGAATATCCCGGCCGCTACACCCGCTGGGATACGGCCATTATCGACCCGCCGCTGGTCGTTTCCGCGCGCGGACGGGCGATGCGGATCGAGGCGCTGAACAGCCGCGGCGAGGCGCTGCTGCCGGTCATCGCCCGTGCCCTTCTGGCTGAGAAGGATGTCGCCCTCACCCAAACTGCCAAACGCCGCCTGGCGCTGACGGTAGCCGAGCCGGGCCGCGTCTTCACCGAGGAAGAGCGCAGCCGGGTGCCTTCTGTGTTCACCGTGCTGCGCGTCATCACCGGTCTGTTCAGGACGGAGCAGGACGCCAATCTCGGCCTATACGGCGCGTTCGGCTACGACCTCGCCTTCCAGTTCGACCCGGTGGAGCACAGGCTGGAGCGCGCGCAAAGCCAGCGTGACCTGGTGCTTTACCTGCCCGACGAGATCCTGGTCGTCGACCATCACCAGGCGAAAGCCTGGCACGACCGCTACGACTATTCCGGCGATGGATTTTCCACGGAGAACCTGCCGCGCGACAGCGAAGCCGAACCGTTCCGGCCGTCCGACCGCATCCCGCCGCGCAGCGACCACGAGCCCGGCGAATATGCGAGGATTGTCGACAAGGCCAAAGAGAGCTTCCAGCGCGGCGACCTGTTTGAAGTCGTGCCCGGCCAGATGTTCTACGAGCGCTGCGAGACCCAGCCGTCGGAAATCTCGCGCCGGCTGAAGCTGATCAACCCCTCGCCCTATTCCTTCTTCATCAATCTCGGCGAAGGCGAATATCTGATCGGCGCATCGCCCGAAATGTTCGTTCGGGTCAATGGACGCCGGGTCGAAACCTGCCCGATCTCGGGCACGATCAAGCGCGGCGACGACGCGATTTCGGATTCGGAGCAGATATTGAAGCTGCTCAACTCAAAGAAGGACGAGAGTGAGCTGACCATGTGCTCGGATGTCGACCGCAACGACAAGAGCCGGGTCTGCGAGCCGGGTTCGGTGCGCGTCATCGGCCGCCGCCAGATCGAGATGTATTCGCGCCTTATCCACACGGTCGACCATATAGAGGGCCGCCTGCGCGAAGGCATGGACGCCTTCGACGCCTTCCTCAGCCATGCCTGGGCCGTCACCGTCACCGGCGCGCCGAAACTCTGGGCGATGCGCTTCATCGAGCAGAACGAGAAGAGCCCGCGCGCCTGGTATGGCGGGGCGATCGGCATGGTGCATTTCAACGGCGACCTGAACACCGGCCTGACGCTCAGAACCATCCGCGTCAAGGATGGCATTGCCGAGGTGCGCGCAGGCGCCACATTGCTGTTCGACAGCGTACCGGAAGAAGAAGAAGCCGAAACCGAACTGAAGGCATCCGCCATGCTCTCCGCCATTCGCGACGCCAAGGCCGGCAATTCCGCCGCCGCAGAACGCCAGACCGCCAAGGTCGGGGACGGCGTCAACATATTGCTCGTCGACCATGAGGACTCGTTCGTCCACACGCTGGCGAACTATTTCCGCCAAACCGGCGCGACCGTGTCGACCATACGCTCGCCTGTGCCGGACGAGGCGTTTGACCGGCTGAAGCCGGACCTCGTCGTGCTCTCGCCCGGCCCCGGCCTGCCCAAGGATTTCGACTGCGCCGCGACCATCAAGAAGTCGCGGGCGCGCGATCTCCCGATCTTCGGCGTCTGCCTGGGCTTGCAGGCGCTGGCCGAAGCCTATGGCGGGGAACTCCGCCAGTTGCATATCCCGATGCACGGCAAGCCGTCGCGCATCCGCGTCTCCAAGCCGGGCGTGATCTTCTCCGGCCTGCCGAAGGAAGTGACCGTCGGCCGCTACCATTCGATCTTCGCCGACCCTGTGCGGCTGCCGGACGATTTCCTCGTCACCGCCGAGACCGAGGACGGCGTCATCATGGCCTTCGAGCACAAGAAGGAGCCGGTGGCTGCGGTGCAGTTCCATCCCGAATCGATCATGACGCTCGGCCAGAATGCCGGCATGCGCATGATCGAGAACATCGTCGCCCACCTGCCGAGGAAGGCGAAGGTGAAGGCGGCGTGA
- a CDS encoding cation diffusion facilitator family transporter has translation MPSKQKIAALAFWSIVIAFLVMGLKFVAWRMTGSVALYSDALESIVNVIAATAAYWAIQISHTPADQDHPFGHHKAEYFSAVLEGVLIVVAALLILVEVWRAWQMPVVLDQPWPGLAVNGAASVINLVWATVLIRAGRAGRSPALVADGKHIMTDVITSVGVIIGLIGAVATGWTILDPALAIVVALNILWQGWHVIGSSVQGLMDRAVGTDEHMRIRDIISANSKGALEVHDLRTRIAGRATFIEFHLVVDAGMTVGESHVICDRIEDALRAEIPSVRVIIHVEPDDEAKLPPGTAAVPFA, from the coding sequence ATGCCCTCCAAGCAGAAGATCGCCGCCCTCGCCTTCTGGTCGATCGTCATCGCATTCCTGGTGATGGGCCTGAAATTCGTCGCCTGGCGCATGACTGGCTCGGTTGCGCTCTATTCCGACGCGCTGGAATCGATCGTCAACGTCATTGCCGCCACCGCCGCGTACTGGGCAATCCAGATCAGCCACACACCCGCCGATCAGGACCACCCGTTCGGCCACCACAAGGCGGAGTATTTTTCCGCCGTGCTCGAAGGCGTGCTGATCGTGGTCGCCGCGCTTCTGATCCTCGTCGAAGTGTGGCGGGCATGGCAGATGCCGGTCGTGCTCGACCAACCCTGGCCCGGGCTCGCGGTGAACGGCGCGGCTTCGGTCATCAATCTCGTCTGGGCGACGGTGCTGATCCGCGCCGGCCGCGCTGGAAGGTCGCCGGCCCTGGTCGCTGACGGCAAGCACATCATGACCGACGTCATCACTTCCGTCGGCGTGATCATCGGCCTGATCGGCGCGGTCGCAACCGGCTGGACCATCCTAGACCCGGCGCTCGCCATCGTGGTTGCGCTCAACATCCTGTGGCAGGGCTGGCACGTCATCGGCTCGTCGGTGCAGGGCCTGATGGACCGCGCCGTCGGCACTGACGAACATATGCGCATCCGCGACATCATCTCGGCGAACTCGAAGGGCGCGCTGGAGGTCCACGATCTGAGGACGCGCATCGCCGGCCGCGCCACCTTCATCGAGTTTCATCTGGTGGTCGACGCCGGCATGACCGTCGGCGAAAGCCACGTCATCTGTGACCGCATCGAGGACGCGCTGCGGGCCGAAATTCCCTCGGTCCGCGTCATCATCCATGTCGAGCCGGACGACGAAGCCAAGCTGCCGCCCGGAACCGCGGCCGTGCCGTTTGCGTGA
- a CDS encoding alpha/beta hydrolase, producing the protein MRFAEMPVADKTIRTRHAAIRLSETSGKSLPILMLHGSGCARQVFAKQLSGPLAEIHRMVAIDLPGHGESGDALDPLSAYTISGLAAAVGDVLDELGIGRAIVYGWSLGGHVAIELMASHPAVAGLMLTGTPPVARGPLGPLRGFHTHWDLLLASKRNYSERDVERFAELCFGEDSDPAFLDMIRGADGRVRTNVFKSMMLGEGVDQKRAVENATVPVAIVNGADDPFVRLNYIAGLSYASLWDGRCHVIAGAGHTPFWQTPQAFNPLFYRFVRSVLEREFERAAREKKNVSGAA; encoded by the coding sequence GTGAGGTTCGCCGAAATGCCTGTCGCCGACAAGACAATCCGCACACGCCACGCTGCAATCCGGCTCAGCGAAACTTCGGGGAAATCTCTGCCGATCCTGATGCTGCACGGATCGGGCTGCGCCAGGCAGGTGTTTGCGAAACAGCTTTCCGGCCCGCTAGCCGAAATCCACCGCATGGTCGCCATCGATCTTCCCGGCCATGGCGAATCCGGCGATGCCTTGGATCCGCTGTCCGCATACACGATCAGCGGCCTTGCCGCGGCGGTCGGCGATGTTCTCGACGAACTCGGCATCGGCCGGGCTATCGTCTATGGCTGGTCCCTCGGGGGACATGTCGCGATCGAACTGATGGCTTCGCATCCGGCGGTCGCCGGCCTGATGCTGACCGGAACGCCGCCTGTTGCACGCGGCCCGCTCGGCCCGCTGCGCGGATTCCACACCCATTGGGACCTGCTGCTTGCCTCGAAGCGAAATTATTCCGAGCGCGACGTGGAGCGTTTCGCGGAACTTTGCTTCGGCGAAGACAGTGATCCCGCTTTTCTGGACATGATCCGGGGTGCCGACGGCCGCGTACGCACCAATGTGTTCAAGAGCATGATGCTCGGCGAAGGGGTCGACCAGAAGCGGGCCGTGGAGAACGCGACCGTGCCAGTTGCAATCGTCAATGGCGCCGACGATCCGTTCGTTCGATTGAACTACATCGCCGGCCTTTCCTATGCTTCGCTGTGGGACGGCCGCTGCCATGTCATAGCCGGAGCCGGACACACGCCGTTCTGGCAGACACCCCAAGCCTTCAACCCGCTTTTCTACCGTTTCGTCCGATCCGTGCTGGAGCGCGAATTCGAACGCGCCGCTCGCGAGAAGAAGAACGTCAGCGGCGCGGCCTAA
- a CDS encoding isoprenylcysteine carboxylmethyltransferase family protein, with protein MQLVLDLVITVVSVVVIASYSWSLRGHFASSKMPAGAKVISAGVTATSVYFLYLVWSEDQSAAAQVAGLFIQLAGAALFWSAVSASRKARLRFAFDPENPHSIVTGGPYRYLRHPFYTSYLLFWSGWAIAAWSAWTILPVAIFAAIYVTAALAEEKKFSGSPLAGDYEAYKTRAGFFWPRLGR; from the coding sequence ATGCAACTGGTTCTCGATCTCGTCATTACGGTCGTGAGTGTCGTCGTGATTGCGTCCTACAGCTGGTCGCTGCGGGGCCATTTCGCTTCATCGAAAATGCCGGCCGGCGCGAAGGTGATCTCCGCGGGGGTCACCGCGACATCCGTGTACTTTCTCTATCTCGTCTGGAGCGAGGACCAATCGGCCGCCGCGCAGGTCGCCGGACTCTTCATCCAGTTGGCCGGAGCGGCTTTGTTCTGGTCGGCGGTTTCGGCTTCGCGCAAGGCGCGGCTACGTTTTGCCTTCGACCCCGAAAATCCACACAGCATCGTCACCGGCGGCCCTTATCGATATCTCCGGCACCCCTTCTACACATCCTATCTGCTGTTCTGGTCGGGATGGGCGATTGCCGCCTGGTCGGCGTGGACCATTCTTCCCGTTGCGATTTTCGCGGCCATCTACGTCACGGCCGCGCTTGCCGAGGAGAAGAAATTCTCGGGCAGCCCGCTGGCCGGCGACTATGAAGCCTACAAGACGCGCGCAGGCTTCTTCTGGCCGAGGCTCGGCCGCTAA
- a CDS encoding VOC family protein yields the protein MEFHRGRLIDHLHLRVKDLEASKRFYRAALAALRGDLIVHEGEGHFFCDELWVDAAGESGVSRVHLAFQASDRAAVDRFYQAALSAGGRDNGAPGERHYHPGYYAAFVFDPDGNNIEAVHHGPSTRSADSVVIKAG from the coding sequence ATGGAATTTCATCGAGGCCGGCTGATCGATCATCTGCATCTGCGCGTGAAGGATCTGGAGGCCAGCAAACGCTTCTACCGCGCCGCACTCGCCGCCCTGCGGGGCGACCTAATTGTCCACGAAGGAGAGGGCCACTTCTTCTGCGACGAATTGTGGGTGGATGCCGCCGGCGAAAGCGGCGTTTCGCGCGTCCATCTCGCCTTCCAGGCATCCGACCGCGCGGCGGTGGACCGGTTCTACCAGGCGGCGCTCTCCGCCGGAGGCAGGGACAATGGCGCGCCCGGCGAGCGTCATTATCATCCCGGCTACTACGCCGCCTTCGTGTTCGATCCTGACGGAAACAACATCGAAGCGGTTCATCACGGCCCCTCCACGCGTTCAGCGGATTCCGTCGTCATCAAAGCCGGCTGA
- a CDS encoding AbrB family transcriptional regulator yields the protein MNPDSQPPEPMAKLAPGLQWALLVAISLLFAGILEFAALPAALLIGPMLAGIVAGTNGATVRLPKPAFHAAQAIIGCLIAASIELKILTFFMRDWPLFLGAVLLTVAASSFLGWLVSRWKILPGTTAVWGSAPGAATAMVLMADAFGADARLVAFMQYLRVIFVSVAAALIARLWVDTSGVEPPATIWFPAIEWPAFSATLAIALAGGVIGRLVRLPSPYFLGSLILGVSLHFAGLVDFQLPEWLLAISYTMIGWSIGLNFSRKILRHAARALPQIVLSILALMAFCGGLAWLLHRYLGIDPLTAYLATSPGGMDSVAIIAAASENVNLSFIMALQTARFLFVLLFGPALARLVARSVRV from the coding sequence ATGAACCCGGATTCGCAACCGCCCGAGCCGATGGCCAAGCTCGCGCCCGGCCTGCAGTGGGCGCTGCTCGTCGCGATCTCTCTGCTCTTCGCCGGCATCCTCGAATTCGCCGCACTGCCCGCGGCTCTGCTGATCGGGCCGATGCTGGCGGGCATCGTCGCAGGAACCAATGGGGCAACGGTGCGCCTGCCAAAGCCGGCCTTCCATGCTGCGCAGGCGATCATCGGCTGCCTCATCGCCGCCTCGATAGAACTGAAAATCCTGACCTTCTTCATGCGGGACTGGCCGCTTTTCCTCGGCGCGGTGCTGCTAACCGTTGCCGCCTCCAGCTTTCTCGGCTGGCTGGTCAGCCGCTGGAAGATATTGCCCGGCACGACCGCCGTGTGGGGCTCGGCGCCGGGCGCCGCGACAGCCATGGTGCTGATGGCCGATGCCTTCGGCGCCGACGCCCGCCTCGTCGCGTTCATGCAGTATCTGAGGGTGATCTTCGTTTCGGTGGCGGCGGCGCTCATCGCAAGGCTGTGGGTCGACACATCAGGCGTCGAACCGCCGGCGACAATCTGGTTCCCGGCGATCGAGTGGCCGGCTTTTTCCGCGACCCTCGCCATCGCCCTTGCCGGCGGTGTGATCGGCCGACTCGTCCGCCTGCCCTCGCCCTATTTCCTCGGCAGCCTGATCCTCGGCGTTTCGCTACACTTTGCCGGCCTTGTCGACTTCCAACTGCCGGAATGGCTGCTGGCGATCAGCTACACCATGATCGGCTGGAGCATCGGCCTGAATTTCAGCCGCAAGATATTGCGCCATGCCGCCCGCGCATTGCCGCAGATCGTACTATCGATCCTGGCGCTGATGGCGTTTTGCGGCGGGCTTGCCTGGCTGCTCCATCGATATCTCGGCATCGACCCGCTGACCGCCTATCTGGCGACCAGCCCCGGCGGCATGGACTCGGTGGCCATCATCGCCGCGGCCTCGGAGAACGTGAACCTTTCCTTCATCATGGCGCTGCAGACCGCCCGCTTCCTTTTTGTGCTCTTGTTCGGTCCAGCGCTGGCGCGGCTGGTGGCGAGGAGCGTGAGGGTGTGA
- a CDS encoding N-acetyltransferase, translating to MLIRNERPGDEDAIHNLTLAAFEPMAFSDGSEAPIIKSLRTSGDLTLSLVAEEDGTIIGHIAFSPVTIDGIHNNWFGLGPVSVRPDRQRQGIGKALILSGLEMLKKRGAHGCALIGSPEIYSRVGFESDGRLSYGNLDSSYVQRIVFSGFAPQGELKFAPAFESESHTS from the coding sequence TTGCTGATCCGAAACGAACGTCCTGGCGATGAAGATGCGATTCACAATCTAACGTTGGCGGCTTTCGAACCGATGGCGTTCAGCGACGGATCGGAGGCTCCAATAATCAAATCTCTGCGAACGTCCGGCGATCTGACGTTGTCTCTGGTGGCCGAAGAGGATGGGACAATCATAGGCCATATCGCATTCTCTCCGGTCACGATCGACGGAATCCACAATAACTGGTTCGGTCTGGGTCCGGTTTCGGTACGGCCGGACAGGCAACGGCAGGGCATTGGAAAAGCGCTGATCCTGAGTGGGTTGGAAATGCTCAAGAAGCGCGGTGCTCATGGTTGCGCGCTGATCGGCAGCCCCGAAATCTACAGCCGCGTGGGCTTCGAAAGCGACGGCCGGTTATCGTACGGGAATTTGGACAGCAGCTACGTCCAGAGAATCGTCTTCTCCGGTTTCGCGCCGCAGGGCGAGCTGAAATTTGCTCCAGCATTTGAATCCGAGAGCCATACCAGTTAG
- the leuA gene encoding 2-isopropylmalate synthase — translation MPDAARKYQPYPAVGLADRTWPSKRIEKAPIWCSVDLRDGNQALIDPMGHDRKARMFQLLLDMGFKEIEIGFPSASQTDFDFARWAIEEGGVADDVSLQVLVQCRPELITRTFESLQGATNPIVHFYNSTSELQRRVVFEKDVSGIKQIATDAAKMITDMAAKAGGGYRFEYSPESFTGTELEVALEICNAVAEIVRPTADNKLIINLPATVEMATPNIHADQIEWMCRNLDNRENLIVSLHPHNDRGTGIAATEFGLMAGADRVEGTLFGNGERTGNVDIVTLALNMYTQGLDPELDCSDINRMKDVFEYSNQMKVPERHPYVGELVYTAFSGSHQDAINKGMKAIKKANTPLWEVPYLPIDPKDVGRSYEAIIRINSQSGKGGIAYVLQADYGLNLPRNLQVEFSRDIQEITDVEGKEVPSRRIYDRFLELYVDQPKARLKFVDHQTFPDTEHKGRRVIEAVILDGGKEVTITGSGTGPIDGFVDALSRHIGVEMSVLDYSEHSMQRGSNAAAISYVEVEHPGGRLFGAGINTNIVAASLEAVTSAANRIIS, via the coding sequence ATGCCCGACGCGGCACGCAAATACCAGCCCTATCCGGCGGTAGGCCTTGCCGATCGAACCTGGCCGTCAAAACGCATCGAAAAGGCACCGATCTGGTGCTCCGTCGACCTTCGCGACGGCAACCAGGCGCTGATTGACCCGATGGGCCATGACCGCAAGGCGCGGATGTTCCAGTTGCTGCTCGACATGGGCTTCAAGGAGATCGAGATCGGCTTTCCGTCCGCCTCCCAAACCGATTTCGATTTCGCGCGCTGGGCGATCGAAGAGGGCGGCGTCGCCGACGACGTATCGCTTCAGGTGCTGGTGCAGTGCCGGCCGGAGCTCATCACGCGGACTTTCGAATCGCTCCAGGGCGCTACGAACCCGATCGTCCATTTCTACAATTCGACCAGCGAGTTGCAGCGTCGCGTGGTCTTCGAAAAGGACGTGAGCGGCATCAAGCAAATCGCCACCGACGCCGCCAAGATGATCACCGACATGGCGGCGAAGGCGGGCGGCGGCTACCGATTTGAATATTCGCCCGAAAGCTTCACCGGCACCGAACTCGAAGTGGCGCTGGAAATCTGCAACGCGGTAGCCGAGATCGTCAGGCCGACGGCGGACAACAAGCTCATCATCAATCTGCCGGCGACGGTCGAGATGGCGACGCCCAACATCCATGCCGACCAGATCGAATGGATGTGCCGCAATCTCGACAATCGCGAAAACCTCATCGTCTCGCTGCATCCGCACAATGACCGCGGCACGGGAATAGCCGCGACCGAGTTCGGCTTGATGGCGGGCGCCGACCGCGTCGAGGGCACCCTGTTCGGCAATGGCGAGCGCACCGGCAATGTCGACATCGTGACGCTGGCGCTCAACATGTACACCCAGGGCCTGGACCCGGAGCTCGACTGCTCCGACATCAACCGGATGAAAGACGTCTTCGAATATTCGAACCAGATGAAGGTTCCCGAGCGCCACCCTTATGTCGGCGAACTGGTCTATACGGCGTTTTCCGGATCGCATCAGGACGCGATCAACAAAGGCATGAAGGCTATCAAGAAGGCCAACACGCCGCTCTGGGAAGTGCCCTACCTGCCGATCGACCCGAAGGATGTCGGCCGCAGCTACGAAGCGATTATCCGCATCAACTCGCAGTCGGGCAAGGGCGGCATCGCGTATGTGCTGCAGGCCGATTACGGGTTGAACCTGCCGCGCAATCTGCAGGTCGAGTTCTCCCGCGACATTCAGGAAATCACCGATGTCGAAGGCAAGGAAGTGCCGTCGCGGCGCATCTACGACCGCTTTCTCGAACTTTACGTCGACCAGCCGAAGGCGCGGCTGAAATTCGTCGACCACCAGACGTTCCCCGATACCGAGCACAAGGGCCGGCGCGTGATCGAGGCGGTGATTCTCGACGGCGGCAAGGAAGTGACCATCACCGGCAGCGGCACGGGACCGATCGACGGCTTCGTCGACGCGCTTTCGCGGCACATTGGTGTTGAAATGTCGGTGCTCGACTATTCCGAGCACTCTATGCAGCGCGGCTCCAATGCAGCAGCGATCTCCTATGTCGAGGTCGAGCATCCGGGCGGTCGACTGTTCGGCGCGGGCATCAATACCAACATTGTCGCAGCTTCGCTGGAAGCCGTGACTTCGGCCGCCAATCGGATCATATCTTGA
- a CDS encoding alpha/beta fold hydrolase, producing the protein MNLFAREDGDGATPIVFLHGFASCHGLWRPITDVLTPEHTTIAYDLPGHGASLGWPDAGPAKIAVRAVSADLDARGAEKFHLVGHSFGGAVATLLASARPQNVASLTVLAPGGYGPEINGALLHRYGAAVEPDEIRDSLAAMSGRSSAVPDHAVKVLAEMRRQPGQTEMLVRIAAEISRDNRQGVISRETLAALAMPVSVMWGTADPLLPYSQTEGLPQQFSLRAAEGFGHMLPEEAPSLVVDVVRRTVG; encoded by the coding sequence TTGAACCTATTTGCCCGCGAGGATGGCGACGGCGCGACGCCGATCGTCTTTCTGCACGGCTTTGCCAGTTGCCACGGCCTGTGGCGGCCCATAACCGATGTGCTCACGCCGGAACACACCACCATCGCCTATGATTTGCCCGGCCATGGAGCCTCGCTCGGCTGGCCCGATGCGGGACCGGCCAAGATCGCGGTGCGCGCCGTTTCCGCCGATCTCGACGCGCGCGGCGCGGAGAAATTCCATCTCGTCGGCCATTCCTTCGGCGGAGCGGTCGCGACGCTGCTGGCCTCGGCCAGGCCGCAAAACGTCGCCTCGCTGACGGTGCTGGCTCCCGGCGGCTATGGCCCGGAGATCAATGGCGCGCTCTTGCACCGCTACGGCGCGGCGGTCGAGCCTGACGAAATCCGCGATAGCCTGGCGGCCATGTCAGGGCGGTCGAGCGCGGTGCCCGACCATGCGGTGAAGGTGCTAGCGGAAATGCGACGGCAGCCTGGACAAACCGAAATGCTCGTCAGAATTGCCGCAGAGATCAGTCGCGACAACAGGCAGGGCGTCATCTCGCGCGAAACACTTGCCGCACTCGCAATGCCTGTCTCGGTGATGTGGGGAACAGCCGACCCGCTGCTGCCCTATAGCCAGACGGAGGGGTTGCCACAGCAGTTTTCACTCCGCGCCGCCGAGGGATTCGGCCACATGCTACCGGAAGAAGCCCCCAGCCTGGTGGTCGACGTCGTTCGCCGAACTGTCGGCTGA
- a CDS encoding metallophosphoesterase has translation MFRLAHLSDVHLGPLPDVSYRELVSKRMVGYVNWHRNRRRVLTEGVLGAIVADMQASQPDHLAVTGDLVNLALDAEIELARIWLETLGKPEDVSVVPGNHDAYVPGAFDKTCRAWGPWMTGDGATPPTDRKGFPYMRVRGQVALIGVSTARATAPFMASGFFREDQSHRLGRMLDDAAKRGLFRVVMLHHPPVRGAVPQHKRLFGIGCFQTAIQKHGAELVLHGHSHLPTLYWIGGRGGPVPVVGVAAAGQSPADSKPAAQYNLLDISGEAGAWAIKLTRRGLTGAAMPPSDIMSVDLTPQTRLFERT, from the coding sequence ATGTTCAGGCTTGCGCATCTTTCCGACGTTCATCTGGGGCCGCTTCCCGATGTATCCTATCGCGAACTCGTGTCCAAGCGCATGGTCGGCTACGTCAACTGGCACCGCAATCGCCGCCGCGTCCTGACCGAGGGGGTTCTGGGCGCGATCGTGGCCGACATGCAGGCCTCGCAGCCCGATCACCTTGCGGTCACCGGGGATCTGGTCAATCTGGCGCTCGACGCCGAGATCGAGCTGGCGCGGATCTGGCTGGAAACGCTCGGAAAGCCCGAAGACGTTTCGGTTGTGCCGGGCAATCACGACGCCTATGTACCCGGCGCCTTCGACAAGACCTGCCGCGCCTGGGGCCCCTGGATGACCGGCGACGGCGCAACCCCGCCGACCGACCGCAAGGGCTTTCCCTATATGCGGGTGCGCGGGCAGGTGGCTCTCATCGGCGTGTCGACGGCGCGTGCCACGGCGCCCTTCATGGCGAGCGGCTTCTTTCGCGAGGACCAGTCGCATCGGCTCGGCCGGATGCTCGACGACGCGGCCAAACGCGGCCTGTTCCGGGTCGTGATGCTGCATCATCCGCCGGTTCGCGGCGCCGTGCCCCAGCACAAAAGGCTGTTCGGCATAGGCTGCTTTCAGACCGCCATACAGAAACACGGCGCCGAACTGGTTCTGCACGGCCATTCGCACCTGCCGACGCTCTACTGGATCGGCGGTCGCGGCGGACCGGTGCCTGTCGTAGGCGTCGCCGCCGCTGGCCAATCGCCGGCCGATTCCAAACCGGCCGCACAGTATAACCTCCTCGACATATCGGGAGAGGCCGGCGCCTGGGCGATCAAGCTGACGCGGCGCGGCTTGACGGGAGCGGCCATGCCGCCCTCCGACATCATGTCGGTCGACCTGACGCCTCAAACACGGCTTTTCGAGCGGACGTAG
- a CDS encoding NUDIX domain-containing protein: protein MPNATKTDPFRQMGWPGLRGRLFHFYFLLRRPMTLGVRGLVYDEASNSVFLIRHTYVPGWQLPGGGVELGETMLEALERELAEEGNVVLTGPPELRSLHFNRQASRRDHVALYLIRQFSWSGSKLPDREIAEAGFFPLAGLPEATTPATRRRIAEIFGGEPASPFW from the coding sequence ATGCCGAACGCCACAAAAACCGATCCGTTCCGGCAGATGGGGTGGCCTGGACTGCGCGGACGGCTGTTCCATTTCTACTTTCTGCTGCGCCGTCCCATGACACTCGGGGTCCGCGGGCTGGTCTACGACGAAGCGTCGAATTCGGTGTTCCTGATCCGTCATACCTATGTGCCCGGCTGGCAGCTGCCTGGCGGCGGCGTGGAGCTGGGCGAGACCATGCTGGAAGCGCTGGAGCGCGAACTCGCCGAGGAAGGCAATGTTGTCCTGACCGGGCCGCCGGAGCTGAGATCGCTGCACTTCAACCGGCAGGCAAGCCGGCGCGACCACGTCGCGCTCTATCTGATCCGGCAGTTCAGCTGGTCCGGGTCGAAACTGCCCGACCGCGAGATCGCCGAGGCCGGCTTCTTTCCGCTCGCCGGTCTGCCGGAAGCAACAACGCCGGCGACACGGCGGCGGATCGCGGAGATATTCGGCGGTGAACCGGCGTCGCCGTTCTGGTGA